A stretch of Mesotoga infera DNA encodes these proteins:
- a CDS encoding inorganic diphosphatase — MQEEIVLDIMIEIPKGSRNKYEYDKKLKRIRFDRTLFSAVHYPMDYGFILNTLAEDEDPLDAMVLLWEPTFPGCLIEAKPIGAFKMWDEKGSDEKVLCVPIHDPVWNYIESLDDVPPHLLKEIEHFFSIYKDLEEKKTGIEGWVGREET, encoded by the coding sequence ATGCAGGAAGAAATCGTTCTGGACATAATGATAGAGATTCCTAAAGGAAGTAGGAATAAGTATGAGTATGATAAGAAACTCAAGAGGATAAGGTTCGACAGGACCCTTTTTTCGGCTGTTCATTACCCAATGGACTATGGATTCATACTGAATACTCTTGCCGAAGACGAGGATCCTCTGGATGCAATGGTTTTGCTCTGGGAGCCGACTTTCCCGGGGTGTTTAATTGAGGCAAAGCCAATAGGCGCATTCAAGATGTGGGACGAGAAAGGTTCAGACGAAAAGGTTCTCTGCGTTCCGATTCACGATCCGGTCTGGAACTATATAGAAAGCCTGGATGATGTTCCTCCTCATCTACTTAAGGAGATCGAGCATTTCTTCTCCATCTACAAGGATCTTGAAGAAAAGAAGACAGGCATAGAGGGCTGGGTGGGAAGAGAAGAGACTT
- a CDS encoding peptidase C1: protein MKKILVIVLCVGFFSSLALSSIADQVSEIETRISSSISRMNLSWEAGLEESFVAKLETAYIESVDAIFEKLCGHIDLPRVVNERFVEYLRMKYIEEAEDFTIQGMTTTDDLIMSTYILLKPREVAEKSFVRLEPIRDQFIHGSCWSFATVGSFESALAVQIYGINGNVDNTLDYSERWGTYHNIDWDIYSFSPDNYVQDRNSLEGGNSYFAMYNLIRYGMMEEQYAPYSEVYLDPREEVPLPPSAYNAPLLKSSRSVMIPPATTAARLGYSYEDYLNMIKTAIADYGSLAVAFSVPYSFNFYSKGIFSPVEGDYSTGGHAVTLVGWADATELDDIILAGRTNPDATPILDEEIESYTYLDPTQAGSPEFTATTFWIIKNSWAYNWGDGGYYVIPAISEEQYESGQLGFWEIEAREMYLPIFADLAHHVDDSLDINGDGIVDERDFEYLVEKIGSTDPEDIAICDISFPKDGKIDGEDAAAWVFLFNNR from the coding sequence ATGAAGAAGATTCTGGTTATTGTGCTGTGTGTGGGGTTCTTCTCTTCACTTGCACTTTCAAGTATTGCAGATCAAGTTAGCGAGATAGAAACCCGTATAAGCAGCTCTATCAGTAGGATGAATTTGAGTTGGGAAGCAGGCTTAGAAGAGAGCTTTGTTGCCAAGCTTGAGACAGCGTATATCGAAAGTGTTGATGCGATATTTGAGAAGCTGTGCGGCCATATTGACCTCCCCAGGGTCGTCAATGAAAGGTTTGTGGAGTATCTTAGGATGAAATACATAGAAGAAGCCGAAGACTTCACTATTCAAGGAATGACTACTACTGATGACCTAATCATGTCAACCTACATTCTCTTGAAACCAAGAGAGGTAGCGGAGAAGTCATTCGTAAGGCTTGAACCGATTCGCGACCAGTTTATCCACGGTAGTTGCTGGTCTTTTGCAACTGTCGGCTCCTTTGAAAGCGCTCTTGCAGTACAGATCTATGGGATTAACGGAAACGTAGATAACACCCTGGATTATTCGGAACGATGGGGAACCTATCACAACATCGACTGGGACATCTACAGCTTTTCACCTGACAACTATGTTCAGGACAGGAACAGCCTTGAGGGTGGAAACAGCTACTTTGCCATGTATAATCTCATCAGGTATGGAATGATGGAGGAGCAGTATGCCCCCTACTCGGAGGTATATCTTGATCCTAGAGAAGAAGTCCCACTGCCGCCATCAGCTTACAATGCCCCGCTGCTGAAGTCCTCGAGAAGTGTGATGATACCTCCTGCAACAACGGCAGCTCGCTTAGGATATAGCTACGAGGATTATCTGAATATGATCAAGACAGCTATTGCTGATTACGGTTCGCTTGCCGTCGCTTTCTCAGTTCCATACAGTTTCAACTTCTATTCCAAGGGAATCTTCTCTCCTGTTGAAGGCGATTACAGCACGGGGGGACACGCAGTTACTCTAGTTGGATGGGCGGATGCCACAGAGCTCGATGACATAATCCTAGCCGGCAGGACGAATCCTGATGCAACTCCTATACTGGACGAAGAAATCGAAAGCTACACGTATTTGGATCCAACACAGGCCGGTTCTCCGGAGTTCACAGCAACCACCTTCTGGATAATCAAGAACTCCTGGGCTTATAACTGGGGAGACGGCGGCTATTATGTCATTCCGGCTATTAGTGAGGAACAGTATGAGAGTGGACAGTTAGGATTTTGGGAGATCGAAGCAAGAGAGATGTATCTCCCGATATTCGCTGATCTAGCGCATCATGTAGATGACAGTCTTGACATCAATGGCGATGGCATTGTCGACGAGAGGGATTTCGAGTATCTGGTCGAGAAGATAGGTTCAACTGATCCTGAAGACATTGCAATATGCGACATTTCATTCCCCAAGGACGGGAAGATAGATGGTGAAGACGCTGCTGCCTGGGTATTCTTGTTTAACAACAGGTAG